The Pseudomonas sp. GD03919 region GAACTGGTTGTCGCGATTGTTGTAGGCAAACTCAACACCCCAGTCGGGGGTCTTCTCGGCGATGGCCTCGTTCAGCTCGGCGCTAGCCTCGCCGACTCGGGCGGAGGCAGCGCGCAACTCAGGGTGTGAGGCAATGCGTTGCTGCAGGTGCGGTGCCACCAGGTTCAGATTGGGAACACCTCCTTGCAAAGGCTGGTCAGCCTCGTTGCCTATCCAGCGGCGCAGCTTGGCACGAGCTACTGCCACATCGCGATTCAGTTCATCTCGCCGATCTTGTAACGCCAAAGCTTCCTGGTCGGCCTGCAACAGCTCGCCAGGCTGAGCACTACCGCCGGCAATTAGCGATTGCACGGTCGAGCGGAGCATCTCGATCTGACGGTCCAGTTGATCGAAGAGGCCAACACTGCGTTCGGCGTAGTACACGTCCAGCCAGCTCACTGCCGTCTGGCGCTTGATTTCCAACTGCATGGCACGCTGCTCGGCCTCGGCCCGCGTCATGGAGGCTTCGGCCAGTTGGCGACGGGCCAGACGCTTGTCGCCGTTTGGTACCTCCTGCATGAGTCCAATGCGGCGCATGGTCATGGAGTCACGATTAAGTGTGTAACGGTCAGGGCCTTCGATCGGCAGGTTGTCGATGCCTAGAATCAGCTTGGGATCGGGCAAGGCGTCTGCGGGCCCTACAGCCTGCTGTGCCGATGCCACCTGCGCCTGGCGCGCGAGGTTCTCAGGGGCACTCTGTTCGGCCAGAGCTTGGGCTCGTTCGAAGGTTAGGGGCTGTGCCTGCGCGGCAAGCCAGGGAGCTGCCCAGAATGCGGCAGCCAACACGCCGAGATAGCCACGGCGTGGAAAAAGGAAAGCGGACATGCTTTCGCCTCCAATGCGATTGATCGAGGTCGCAGCTACGAAACGTGGTCGCGACGATGCGCCTGACTGTAAGGCGCGGGATGATCACGGCATTAGACGAAACGAGGAGGGCGCCAGAGTCCTGCGGGCTCTCGCTTAATCACCGACTGGGTCAGCAATATCTCGGGGCGTGAGGGGAGAGGGGATATGCTCTTGATCACGGTGGTCTGGAGAAGTCCTCCGGTCTTGCATTCCTGGCCGGATTTGCAGGGGGACTTATTGGCCACCCCATCAGACGTGTCCATTTGCTCGCAGCACGGAGCATCGACCATTGCATGGCCCTGATGATCGGCGCTCTGCATCGGGCAAGGTTGTGCCGGCATGCTGAAAGCCACACCGCCGAAGGTCGGCAGCACGAGGCTAGCAATCATTAGCAGGATCAATCCAATCCGACGCACAGCAATTCACCAGGCGGGGCAATAGGCCGACGATAGCAGATTGCCCCGAGGCATGAACGCTCCTTTTGGCAATAGTGTTGATTTGGATCAAATAGAGTGTCATGCAGGGTATCAATCGGGCTCAACTGGTAGCTCCGTTTAACCGGATTTCTCAAGCTCGTAGGGTTCGCACCACCCGCTAGCAGGCCGTTGAAAAACTCGGCTTCAACTGCCCCAACCCGTCCGGTTTGGCGCTTTTTCAAGCGCTTTGGCCTAACGGAGTCCACACAAGGCCTGACTTCAGGCCTTTTTGACAGGTTTCAGCACCACGTTCACGCCTTTCGGCGTTTTTTGGGCGTAACTCGCCCTATACATGCGATCCTCGCCACCAACCCGACAGGCTACCCAGTCGGATCAGGTTGTAGACCGAGAAACCCAGCAATAACTGAGCACTCAGCTTGGCGCGACCGATCAGCTTGGTCTTGCGCAGGCCGCCAACCGTCTTCAGCCAGCCAAAACCTTCTTCGATCCGCTTGCGGATCTTCTGGCTGGCGGCATACCCCGGATGCCGCGTGGTGCGCCCATCGATGGCGCTGCCCTTGCGCTTCTGCGCCACATGCGGTGTCACTTTCAGCTCGCGCGCCCTCTGCACGAAACGCTTCTGGTCGTAATTCTTGTCTGCACCTACCGTGCTGCCCGGCTTGGCCGTGCGCTCCAGCATCTCCAGCGCCGCCTCTACCTCGGCACGTCCATTGAACTCGGTGCATTCCACATCCACGATCAGACCGTTGCGGTGCTCCATCATCGTGTGGGCCATGTGCGCCAGACGACTGGCATCGCCATTGCTCTTGCGCGCCAGCCGGGCCTCGGGATCGCTGGTCGATTGGTGGGTCGCGTTGCTGCGCTTCTCGCCCTTGAAGTCGGCATCGGGGTTGCGCGTGCCATCCTCCGGTGGGTCGCCGCCATCCTTCTTGATAAAGGACTTGTGCGAGGCCCAGGCGTCGATCAGCGTGCCATCGACGCTGAAATGCTCGTTGCTGGCGTACTCGGACCATGCGGCCAGCGACTTGATGCGCTGGAAGAACAGCCGCGCTACATCCTGGT contains the following coding sequences:
- a CDS encoding TolC family protein, whose translation is MSAFLFPRRGYLGVLAAAFWAAPWLAAQAQPLTFERAQALAEQSAPENLARQAQVASAQQAVGPADALPDPKLILGIDNLPIEGPDRYTLNRDSMTMRRIGLMQEVPNGDKRLARRQLAEASMTRAEAEQRAMQLEIKRQTAVSWLDVYYAERSVGLFDQLDRQIEMLRSTVQSLIAGGSAQPGELLQADQEALALQDRRDELNRDVAVARAKLRRWIGNEADQPLQGGVPNLNLVAPHLQQRIASHPELRAASARVGEASAELNEAIAEKTPDWGVEFAYNNRDNQFGDMVMVQFTFDLPLFVGTRQGPKINARQQSVSQMEAEQEALLRAHQAELEGGIAELEQLRRTLSRTEKTLIPLASKRADLELAAYQAGNSQLTSVITAQRDLIEAQLRQIEQQRKLSQLSASLYYAYVEGLK
- a CDS encoding IS5-like element ISPst12 family transposase, producing the protein MRGLDLKQNELFSYTTLEQRIPNDHPLRPLRGLVDTVLASMDRDFDGLYSTLGRASIAPERLLRASLLQVIYTIRSERQLVEQIDFNLLFRWFVGLSMDERMWDHSTFSQNRDRLFNQDVARLFFQRIKSLAAWSEYASNEHFSVDGTLIDAWASHKSFIKKDGGDPPEDGTRNPDADFKGEKRSNATHQSTSDPEARLARKSNGDASRLAHMAHTMMEHRNGLIVDVECTEFNGRAEVEAALEMLERTAKPGSTVGADKNYDQKRFVQRARELKVTPHVAQKRKGSAIDGRTTRHPGYAASQKIRKRIEEGFGWLKTVGGLRKTKLIGRAKLSAQLLLGFSVYNLIRLGSLSGWWRGSHV